From a region of the Rhipicephalus microplus isolate Deutch F79 chromosome X, USDA_Rmic, whole genome shotgun sequence genome:
- the LOC142775225 gene encoding uncharacterized protein LOC142775225 → MIKRFHQQFKAAIMCHPHSTWLEALPAVTLGLRATFKPHNQATSAELVYGEPLHLPGELLSAPISDVISSGPADFVTRLRRTMAALRPSPAARHTKPTPFVFEDLATCSHAFLRDDTVRAPFQPPYSRPCKVICRDDKAFTLQIGGKDIRVSIDRLKPSYILSQEPTNPGTPPVIRRQQPATPRLAP, encoded by the coding sequence ATGATTAAACGGTTTCACCAGCAGTTCAAAGCAGCCATCATGTGCCATCCTCACTCAACCTGGCTCGAAGCCCTCCCCGCCGTCACTCTCGGTCTGCGCGCAACTTTCAAGCCACACAATCAAGCCACGTCCGCGGAACTGGTCTACGGGGAGCCGCTTCACCTACCTGGAGAACTCCTCTCCGCTCCGATCTCTGATGTAATCAGCTCGGGCCCTGCAGACTTCGTCACTCGACTCCGTCGCACAATGGCCGCGCTGCGCCCCTCACCAGCGGCTCGCCACACCAAGCCGACCCCGTTCGTGTTTGAGGACCTGGCAACATGCTCGCATGCCTTCCTCCGCGACGACACCGTACGCGCACCTTTCCAGCCGCCTTACTCCAGACCTTGCAAAGTCATCTGTCGCGATGACAAAGCATTCACCCTGCAAATCGGTGGAAAGGATATACGCGTTTCCATCGACCGCCTAAAGCCATCATACATCCTTTCCCAGGAGCCTACCAACCCTGGCACGCCTCCCGTAATTCGCCGACAACAGCCCGCAACGCCTAGGCTCGCACCCTAA